Proteins found in one Campylobacter canadensis genomic segment:
- the rplD gene encoding 50S ribosomal protein L4: MKVCVLNENYEKASELDLPAKYAEVNPHNLYLYVKSYQASLRANTASTKGRSEVSGGGKKPWRQKGRGGARAGSTRTNVWVGGAVAFGPTTNRNYFQKVNKKQKRLAFERALADKANANALFAVDNITIESGKTKDARAIIAKLGVKDALIVKSLLDEKTLLAFRNLANCYVVDITEVNAYLLSVFNAVIIEKDALASITKEG, encoded by the coding sequence ATGAAAGTATGCGTATTAAATGAAAATTACGAAAAAGCTAGCGAGTTAGACTTACCAGCTAAATACGCTGAAGTTAATCCGCATAACCTTTATTTGTATGTTAAATCATACCAAGCTAGTTTGCGTGCAAATACTGCAAGCACAAAAGGCAGAAGTGAAGTAAGCGGTGGTGGTAAAAAGCCTTGGAGACAAAAAGGTCGTGGTGGCGCTAGAGCGGGTTCAACTAGAACTAACGTTTGGGTAGGCGGTGCTGTTGCTTTTGGTCCAACTACAAATAGAAATTATTTTCAAAAAGTAAATAAAAAACAAAAAAGATTAGCTTTTGAAAGAGCTTTAGCAGATAAAGCTAACGCAAATGCACTTTTTGCTGTTGATAATATTACTATTGAAAGTGGTAAAACAAAAGATGCAAGAGCAATTATTGCAAAATTAGGCGTAAAAGATGCTTTAATTGTAAAATCATTATTAGATGAAAAGACATTATTAGCATTTAGAAATCTTGCAAATTGTTATGTAGTTGATATTACTGAAGTAAATGCATATTTACTAAGTGTATTTAATGCTGTTATTATAGAAAAAGATGCTTTAGCATCAATTACGAAAGAGGGCTAA
- a CDS encoding 50S ribosomal protein L23 — MADITDIKNILYTEKTLGLQESGVVVIQASPKMTKNALKQVLKEYFGIVPLRINSLRMEGKVKRFRGREGQRNDFKKFYVKLPEGVSLESKEG; from the coding sequence ATGGCTGATATTACAGATATAAAAAATATACTTTATACAGAAAAAACTCTAGGCCTTCAAGAAAGTGGAGTTGTTGTAATCCAAGCAAGTCCAAAAATGACAAAGAATGCTTTAAAACAAGTGCTAAAAGAGTATTTTGGTATAGTTCCATTAAGAATAAATTCTTTAAGAATGGAAGGAAAAGTTAAAAGATTTAGAGGCAGAGAAGGTCAAAGAAACGATTTTAAAAAGTTTTATGTAAAGCTACCAGAGGGTGTTAGCTTAGAAAGTAAGGAAGGTTAA
- the rplC gene encoding 50S ribosomal protein L3 — protein MEYIVEKIGMSRTISTSSTPVTLLKLIQTKVCEVKEDGKAIVAYAKGKHKNKCIAGQQKKYNLSAEFNKFATLEVSNKEAGDIDVAPLSEAKVLKVSFNSKGRGYAGVVKRHGFAGGPASHGSRFHRRSGSIGNREWPGRVQKGRKMAGHYGNEKITVKNEVISFDAQNGVLVLKGSVAGFNGAMGKIRIVK, from the coding sequence ATGGAATATATTGTTGAAAAAATCGGAATGAGCAGAACAATTAGCACTTCTAGCACTCCAGTAACTTTATTAAAACTTATCCAAACTAAAGTTTGTGAAGTTAAAGAAGATGGTAAAGCTATTGTTGCATATGCAAAAGGTAAGCATAAGAATAAATGTATTGCAGGACAGCAAAAAAAATACAATCTAAGTGCAGAATTTAACAAATTTGCAACTTTAGAAGTATCAAACAAAGAAGCTGGTGATATAGATGTAGCTCCTTTAAGTGAAGCAAAGGTATTAAAAGTAAGCTTTAATTCTAAAGGTCGTGGTTATGCCGGCGTTGTTAAAAGACACGGCTTTGCAGGTGGTCCAGCATCTCACGGTAGTAGATTTCATAGAAGATCAGGTTCTATTGGTAATAGAGAATGGCCAGGTCGTGTTCAAAAAGGACGCAAAATGGCAGGTCATTATGGAAATGAAAAAATTACTGTTAAGAACGAAGTTATTTCATTTGATGCACAAAATGGAGTATTAGTTTTAAAAGGTTCAGTAGCTGGATTTAATGGTGCAATGGGTAAAATAAGGATTGTAAAATGA
- a CDS encoding cytochrome C has product MKKFVLTCIIASFCLAGENFYSSQVIDLYLNKNDTKASGKLLPTNAFKIQKEKNMSKIELEGFYNEKTPNILYFTDKSRILLSAFSKQTKLNIKKIKDLKNGYFLAKTTVYAKNEDLKNLEKDNNKLFKKANELFTENCGICHPLHKISEFSANAWPAQFRAMQTRTAIDKKDYQLVIMYLQKQALKGEEK; this is encoded by the coding sequence ATGAAAAAATTTGTTTTAACTTGTATTATTGCAAGTTTTTGTTTAGCAGGTGAAAATTTTTATTCATCACAAGTTATTGACTTGTACTTGAATAAAAACGATACTAAAGCTAGTGGAAAACTTCTTCCTACTAATGCTTTTAAAATTCAAAAAGAAAAAAATATGTCAAAAATAGAACTTGAAGGTTTTTATAATGAAAAAACCCCAAATATTTTATATTTTACTGATAAAAGTCGTATTTTACTTAGCGCTTTTAGCAAACAAACAAAACTAAATATAAAAAAAATAAAAGACCTAAAAAATGGCTATTTTTTAGCAAAAACAACAGTTTATGCAAAAAATGAAGATTTAAAAAATTTAGAAAAAGACAATAATAAATTATTCAAAAAAGCAAATGAACTTTTTACTGAAAACTGTGGAATTTGCCATCCACTTCATAAAATCAGTGAATTTAGCGCTAATGCTTGGCCAGCGCAATTTCGTGCAATGCAAACAAGAACTGCTATTGATAAAAAAGATTATCAATTAGTAATTATGTACCTACAAAAACAAGCACTAAAAGGAGAAGAAAAATGA
- the rpsJ gene encoding 30S ribosomal protein S10 — translation MERIRLKLKAYDHRVLDRTVAAIVEAVKRTGAEIRGPVPMPTKIKRYTVLKSPYINKDSREQFEMRIHARMIDIVAATTDTVDSLTKLDLAPEVNVEVRAMGK, via the coding sequence ATGGAAAGAATTAGGTTAAAGTTAAAAGCTTATGACCATAGAGTTCTAGATCGCACAGTTGCAGCAATTGTAGAAGCTGTTAAAAGAACAGGTGCTGAAATCAGAGGTCCTGTGCCAATGCCTACTAAGATTAAGCGTTATACAGTCTTAAAATCTCCATACATCAACAAAGATTCAAGAGAACAATTTGAGATGAGAATTCACGCTCGTATGATAGATATTGTGGCCGCTACAACTGATACAGTGGATAGCCTAACAAAGTTAGACCTAGCACCAGAAGTAAATGTAGAAGTTCGTGCAATGGGCAAGTAA